One genomic segment of Halalkalicoccus tibetensis includes these proteins:
- a CDS encoding alpha/beta hydrolase, with the protein MTDTELASHEWWESYREVVNGDPELGVRGHDAFDENFYVEIGDERTLIRMNEGEIEDVVPNPTLNHRWSFGVEGSREAWEEFVSEKPPAFNHEIIASHYRSAVAGDEGHLQLTGDNKKVFQNLRAFQRTLELMRVAHNGGSVSTRGAFEAGDGIEPIAGNYVHIDVDGTDHRVYYEENGPEDGIPLLCQHTAGCNNGEWRHLLSDESITDDFRVIAYDLPYHGKSVPPTSEPWWEEDYTLTAEEFAETIVAIADALEIEDPIYMGSSMGGNVTLELADWYPERFRALIGLECGAHSPGFYIDWLDHPHINTTEVNAYACWGLMAPQSPEQARRETMYHYEQGATGVFKGDLYYYSVDHDYRGKLDRVNAEECPLYIVNGEYDYLTTPEDGRETAEGIGEGATAVEMGKIGHFPMSEHPELFNAYLGELLADVTGEREGELPDVLSPADVGVELGPSAPDAS; encoded by the coding sequence ATGACCGACACGGAACTCGCGAGCCACGAGTGGTGGGAGTCGTACCGGGAGGTCGTCAACGGCGATCCCGAGCTGGGGGTCAGGGGACACGACGCCTTCGACGAGAACTTCTACGTCGAGATCGGCGACGAGCGGACGCTGATCCGGATGAACGAGGGGGAGATCGAGGACGTCGTCCCGAACCCGACGCTGAACCACCGGTGGTCGTTCGGCGTCGAGGGCTCCCGAGAGGCCTGGGAGGAGTTCGTCAGCGAGAAGCCGCCGGCGTTCAACCACGAGATCATCGCCTCCCACTACCGCAGCGCGGTCGCCGGCGACGAGGGCCACCTCCAGCTCACCGGCGACAACAAGAAGGTCTTCCAGAACCTGCGGGCCTTCCAGCGCACGCTCGAGCTGATGCGGGTCGCCCACAACGGGGGCAGCGTCTCCACGAGGGGCGCGTTCGAGGCCGGCGACGGGATCGAGCCGATCGCCGGCAACTACGTCCACATCGATGTCGACGGCACCGACCACCGGGTCTACTACGAGGAGAACGGCCCCGAGGACGGGATCCCGCTGCTCTGTCAGCACACCGCCGGCTGTAACAACGGGGAGTGGCGCCACCTGCTCTCAGACGAGTCGATCACCGACGACTTTCGCGTGATCGCCTACGACCTGCCCTACCACGGGAAGTCCGTCCCGCCGACCTCCGAGCCGTGGTGGGAGGAGGACTACACCCTGACGGCCGAGGAGTTCGCCGAGACCATCGTCGCCATCGCGGACGCCCTGGAGATCGAGGACCCGATCTACATGGGATCGAGCATGGGCGGGAACGTCACCCTCGAGCTCGCCGACTGGTATCCCGAGCGGTTCCGCGCGCTGATCGGCCTCGAATGCGGGGCACACAGCCCGGGATTCTACATCGACTGGCTCGATCACCCGCATATCAACACGACGGAGGTCAACGCCTACGCCTGCTGGGGGCTGATGGCCCCCCAGAGCCCCGAGCAGGCTCGCAGGGAAACGATGTACCACTACGAGCAGGGCGCGACGGGCGTGTTCAAGGGCGACCTCTACTACTACTCGGTCGACCACGACTACCGCGGGAAGCTCGACCGGGTGAACGCCGAGGAGTGTCCCCTCTATATCGTCAACGGCGAGTACGACTACCTCACGACGCCCGAGGACGGCCGCGAGACCGCCGAGGGGATCGGCGAGGGGGCGACCGCCGTCGAGATGGGGAAGATCGGCCACTTCCCGATGAGCGAGCACCCAGAGCTGTTCAACGCCTATCTCGGGGAGCTCCTCGCGGACGTCACCGGCGAGCGCGAGGGGGAGTTGCCGGACGTGCTCTCGCCCGCGGACGTCGGGGTCGAGCTCGGCCCGTCGGCCCCGGACGCGAGCTAG
- a CDS encoding shikimate kinase: MNGRAHAPAAGTILNALANERGAAFAIDLETTASVELDDTNEVRGEIDGAPDADTALIERCVELAREEYGDEAGVAEAGGTVRTESEVPLAAGLKSSSAAANATVLATCDALGIEPDPLEACRLGVRAAREVGVTVTGAFDDASASMLGGVTVTDNSGDELLANEAVEWDALVWTPPEQAFSADADVESCRRIAPIADVVCELALEGRYGRAMSINGFAFCGALGFPTEPMLEALPDVAGVSLSGTGPSYVAVGDRHVLADLRDEWETRDGTTWLTTTRTEGARTE; this comes from the coding sequence ATGAACGGCCGGGCACACGCCCCCGCGGCGGGAACGATCCTCAACGCGCTGGCGAACGAGCGGGGCGCCGCGTTCGCGATCGACCTCGAGACCACCGCGAGCGTCGAGCTCGACGACACGAACGAGGTGCGCGGCGAGATCGACGGGGCGCCCGACGCCGACACCGCGCTGATCGAGCGCTGCGTCGAGCTCGCCCGCGAGGAGTACGGCGACGAGGCTGGAGTGGCTGAGGCCGGCGGCACGGTGCGAACCGAGAGCGAGGTGCCGCTCGCGGCGGGGCTGAAGAGCTCGAGCGCCGCCGCGAACGCGACGGTGCTCGCGACCTGCGACGCGCTCGGGATCGAGCCCGACCCGCTCGAGGCCTGTCGGCTCGGGGTGCGGGCGGCCCGCGAGGTCGGCGTCACAGTAACAGGAGCGTTCGACGACGCCTCCGCCTCGATGCTCGGGGGCGTCACCGTGACGGACAACTCGGGGGACGAGCTGCTCGCGAACGAGGCCGTCGAGTGGGACGCGCTGGTATGGACGCCCCCCGAGCAGGCGTTCAGCGCCGACGCCGACGTCGAGAGCTGTCGGAGGATCGCCCCGATCGCCGACGTCGTCTGCGAGCTCGCGCTGGAGGGGCGATACGGGCGGGCGATGTCGATCAACGGCTTCGCGTTCTGCGGGGCGCTCGGCTTCCCGACCGAGCCGATGCTGGAGGCACTCCCCGACGTCGCGGGCGTCTCGCTGTCGGGCACCGGCCCGAGCTACGTCGCGGTCGGGGACCGACACGTTTTAGCGGACCTCCGGGATGAGTGGGAGACACGGGATGGAACCACATGGCTGACAACGACCCGGACCGAGGGAGCGCGGACGGAATGA
- a CDS encoding DUF5796 family protein — MSQRSNVSPSTLGIELAESGIAVEYLDGREVFYHGVPEAVSGTLRTPPGKEVHVLVTDPTETEGVMLYVNDRKTHDEVLESTGVGRVFVDPDEEEEVFPGVEVRTEGHRVLVDADPEVARGRVFVFAEDDMSEHSYEMVNEE, encoded by the coding sequence ATGAGCCAGCGAAGCAACGTCTCGCCCTCGACGCTGGGGATCGAGCTCGCCGAAAGCGGCATCGCCGTCGAGTATCTCGACGGCCGGGAGGTGTTCTACCACGGCGTTCCGGAGGCGGTCTCGGGCACCCTCAGAACCCCGCCCGGAAAGGAGGTCCACGTCCTCGTCACCGACCCGACCGAGACCGAGGGCGTGATGCTGTACGTCAACGACCGCAAGACCCACGACGAGGTGCTCGAGTCGACCGGCGTCGGGCGCGTGTTCGTCGACCCCGACGAGGAGGAGGAGGTCTTCCCCGGCGTCGAGGTCCGCACGGAGGGCCATCGGGTGCTCGTCGACGCCGACCCCGAGGTCGCCCGCGGGCGGGTGTTCGTCTTCGCCGAGGACGACATGAGCGAGCACTCCTACGAGATGGTCAACGAGGAGTGA
- a CDS encoding chorismate mutase, whose product MNLDELREEIEEIDRDLVELIARRTYVADTIAEVKSERDLPTTDEGQEQRVMDRAGENAEQFEVDSNLVKAIFRLLIELNKVEQRERR is encoded by the coding sequence ATGAACCTGGACGAACTGCGCGAGGAGATCGAGGAGATCGACCGCGACCTCGTCGAACTGATCGCGCGACGCACCTACGTCGCCGACACCATCGCCGAGGTGAAATCGGAGCGGGACCTGCCGACGACCGACGAGGGCCAGGAGCAGCGCGTGATGGACCGCGCGGGCGAGAACGCCGAACAGTTCGAGGTGGACTCGAACCTCGTGAAGGCGATCTTCCGGCTGCTGATCGAGCTGAACAAAGTAGAGCAGCGCGAGCGGCGCTGA